One Pleuronectes platessa chromosome 20, fPlePla1.1, whole genome shotgun sequence DNA window includes the following coding sequences:
- the klhl15 gene encoding kelch-like protein 15 isoform X1: MPVANQRCVMSGADVEVYLSQVHDGSVSSGFRALYEERLLLDVTLLIEEHHFQAHKALLATQSDYFRVMFTADMRERDQDKIHMKGLTAAGFGHILRFMYYGSLELSMPTVQEILQAAMYVQLTEAVEFCCSFLLAKICLENCAEVMRLLEDFSVGVEGVQEQLDNFLLDNFVPLMSRPDFLSYLSLERLQAYLNSDALSRFPEIELYEAVQSWLRHDRRRWRHTDTIVQSIRFCLMTPANVFEKVKTSEFYRYSRQLRQEVDQALSYFHDVNQQPLVETRSNRIRSVRPQTAVFRGMIGHSMVNSKILLLQRPKVWWELEGPQVPLRPDCLAIVNNFAFLLGGEELGPDGEFHASSKVYRYDPRQNSWLRMADMSVPRSEFAVGVIGKFIYAVAGRTRDETFYSTERYDITEDRWEFVDPYPVNKYGHEGTVLSGKLYITGGITSSSTSKQVCVFDPGREAGGGGGGGGGGGGGGGGGGGGSSGGSDAHRTRTGRGPPLPGAQASCWENKSKMNYARCFHKMICHNGKLYVFGGVCVILRASFESQGCPSTEVYDPDTDEWTILASMPIGRSGHGVAVLDRQIMVLGGLCYNGHYSDSILTFDPDENKWKEDEYPRMPCKLDGLQVCSLHFPEYVLEHVRRCS; encoded by the exons ATGCCCGTGGCCAATCAgag GTGTGTTATGTCGGGGGCGGATGTGGAGGTGTACCTGTCccaggtgcatgatgggagtgtGTCGTCCGGCTTCCGGGCGCTGTACGAGGAGCGTTTGCTGCTGGACGTCACCCTGTTGATAGAGGAGCATCACTTCCAG GCCCACAAGGCGCTTCTGGCCACACAGAGCGACTATTTCCGGGTGATGTTCACGGCTGACATGAGGGAGAGGGACCAGGACAAGATCCACATGAAGGGGCTGACGGCCGCTGGGTTCGGCCACATCCTCCGCTTCATGTACTACGGCTCGCTGGAGCTCAGCATGCCCACTGTCCAAGAGATCCTGCAG GCGGCCATGTACGTCCAGCTGACGGAGGCGGTGGAGTTCTGCTGCTCCTTCCTGTTGGCCAAGATCTGTCTGGAGAACTGTGCCGAGGTCATGCGGCTCCTGGAGGACTTCAGCGTGGGCGTGGAGGGCGTCCAGGAGCAGCTAGACAACTTCCTCCTGGACAACTTTGTCCCCCTCATGAGCCGACCCGACTTCCTGTCCTACCTCAGCCTCGAGAGACTGCAG GCGTACCTGAACAGCGACGCTCTGAGCCGCTTCCCAGAGATCGAGCTCTACGAGGCCGTTCAGTCGTGGCTGCGTCACGACCGGCGGCGCTGGCGGCACACGGACACCATCGTGCAGTCCATCCGCTTCTGTCTCATGACGCCCGCCAACGTCTTCGAGAAG GTGAAGACGTCGGAGTTTTACCGGTACTCCCGGCAGCTGAGGCAGGAGGTGGACCAGGCGCTCAGCTACTTCCATGATGTCAACCAGCAGCCCCTGGTGGAGACGCGCTCCAACCGCATCCGCTCCGTGCGCCCGCAGACCGCCGTCTTCAGGGGGATGATCGGCCACAGTATGGTCAACAGCAAGATTCTGCTGCTGCAACGCCCCAAG GTGTGGTGGGAGCTCGAGGGACCTCAGGTGCCGCTGCGACCCGACTGCCTGGCCATCGTCAACAACTTCGCCTTCCTGCTGGGCGGAGAGGAGCTGGGGCCGGACGGAGAGTTTCACGCTTCCTCCAAAGTCTATCGCTACGACCCGCGACAGAACTCCTGGCTGCGCATGGCGGACATGTCTGTGCCCAG GTCAGAGTTTGCCGTTGGCGTCATTGGTAAGTTTATTTACGCTGTGGCCGGCCGCACGCGAGACGAGACCTTCTACTCCACCGAGCGCTACGACATCACAGAGGACCGCTGGGAGTTTGTGGACCCGTACCCGGTCAACAAGTACGGCCACGAGGGGACGGTTCTGAGCGGGAAACTCTACATCACTGGAGgaatcacctcctcctccacctccaaacaggtgtgtgtgttcgatCCAGGgcgggaggcaggaggaggaggaggaggtggtggaggaggtggaggaggtggaggaggaggaggaggaggcagctcgGGGGGATCGGACGCACACAGGACACGCACCGGCCGAGGCCCACCGCTGCCCGGCGCTCAGGCCAGCTGCTGGGAGAACAAATCCAAAATGAACTACGCCCGCTGCTTCCACAAGATGATCTGTCACAACGGGAAGCTGTACGTGTTCGGGGGGGTGTGCGTGATCCTGCGGGCTTCCTTCGAGTCGCAGGGCTGCCCGTCCACCGAGGTGTACGACCCGGACACCGACGAGTGGACCATCCTGGCCTCCATGCCCATAGGGCGCAGCGGCCACGGGGTGGCGGTGCTG